The DNA window gacaagctgctgggttacagttaggacaagctgctgggttaggacaagctgctgggttacagttaggacaagctgctgggttagagttaggacaagctgctgggttacagctaggacaagctgctgggttacagttaggacaagctgctgggttacagttaggacaagctgctgggttaggacaagctgctgggttacagttaggacaagctgctgggttaaagttaggacaagctgctgggttaggacaagctgctggtttacagttaggacaagctgctgggttaggacaagctgctgggttacagttaggacaagctgctgggttacagttaggacaagctgctggtatacagttaggacaagctgctgggttagggttaggacaagctgctgggttaggacaagctgctgggttacagttaggacaagctgctgggttacagttaggacaagctgctgggttacagttaggacaagctcctgggttaggacaagctgctggtttacagttaggacaagctgctggcttaggacaagctgctggggtaggacaagctgctgggttacagctaggacaagctgctgggttaggacaagctgctgggttacagttaggacaagctgctgggttaggaaaagctgctgggttaggacaagctgctgggttacagttaggacaagctgttgggttagggttaggacaagctgctgggttaggacaagctgatgggttacagctaggacaagctgctgcgttaggacaagctgctgggttaggacaagctgctgggttaggacaagctgctgggttacagctaggacaagctgctgggttaggacaagctgctgggttaggacaagctgctgggttacagttaggacaagctgctggcttaggacaagctgctgggttacagttaggacaagctgctggcttaggacaagctgctgggttacagttaggacaagctgctgggttaggacaagctgctgggttacagttaggacaagctgctgggttacagttaggacaagctgctgggttacagctaggacaagctgctgggttacagttaggacaagctgctgggttacagttaggacaagctgctgggttaggacaagctgctgggttacagttaggacaagctgctgggttaaagttaggacaagctgctgggttaggacaagctgctggtttacagttaggacaagctgctgggttaggacaagctgctgggttacagttaggacaagctgctggtatacagttaggacaagctgctgggttagggttaggacaagctgctgggttaggacaagctgctgggttaggacaagctgctgggttaggacaagctgctgggttacagttaggacaagctgctgggttacagttaggacaagctgatgggttaggacaagctgctgggttacagttaggacaagctgctgggttacagttaggacaagctgctgggttacagttaggacaagctgctgggttaggacaagctgctgggttacagttaggacaagctgatgggttaggacaagctgctgggttacagttaggacaagctgctgggttacagttaggacaagctgctgggttaggacaagctgctgggttacagttaggacaagctgctgggttacagttaggacaagctgctgggttacagttaggacaagctgctgggttacagttaggacaagctgctgggttacagttaggacaagctgctgggttaggacaagctgctgggttacagttaggacaagctgctgggttaaagttaggacaagctgctgggttaggacaagctgctggtttacagttaggacaagctgctggggttaggacaagctgctgggttacagttaggacaagctgctgggttacagttaggacaagctgctgggttagggttaggacaagctgctgggttaggacaagctgctgggttacagctaggacaagctgctgggttaggacaagctgctgggttacagttaggacaagctgctggcttaggacaagctgctgggttaggacaagctgctgggttacagctaggacaagctgctgggttaggacaagctgctgggttacagttaggacaagctgctgggttacagttaggacaagctgctgggttacagctaggacaagctgctgggttacagttaggacaagctgctgggttacagttaggacaagctgctgggttaggacaagctgctgggttacagttaggacaagctgctgggttaaagttaggacaagctgctgggttaggacaagctgctggtttacagttaggacaagctgctgggttaggacaagctgctgggttacagttaggacaagctgctgggttacagttaggacaagctgctgggttagggttaggacaagctgctgggttaggacaagctgctgggttacagctaggacaagctgctgggttaggacaagctgctgggttacagttaggacaagctgctgggttaggacaagctgctggggtaggacaagctgctgggttacagctaggacaagctgctgggttaggacaagctgctgggttacagttaggacaagctgctgggttaggaaagctgctgggttaggacaagctgctgggttacagttaggacaagctgctgggttagggttaggacaagctgctgggttaggacaagctgctgggttacagttaggacaagctgctgggttaggacaagctgctgggttaggacaagctgctgggttaggacaagctgctgggttacagctaggacaagctgctgggttaggacaagctgctgggttaggacaagctgctgggttacagttaggacaagctgctggcttaggacaagctgctgggttacagttaggacaagctgctgggttaggacaagctgctgggttacagttaggacaagctgctgggttaggacaagctgctgggttacagttaggacaagctgctgggttacagttaggacaagctgctgggttacagctaggacaagctgctgggttacagttaggacaagctgctgggttacagttaggacaagctgctgggttaggacaagctgctgggttacagttaggacaagctgctgggttaaagttaggacaagctgctgggttaggacaagctgctggtttacagttaggacaagctgctgggttaggacaagctgctgggttacagttaggacaagctgctggtatacagttaggacaagctgggttagggttaggacaagctgctgggttaggacaagctgttgggttaggacaagctgctgggttaggacaagctgctgggttacagttaggacaagctgctgggttacagttaggacaagctgctggttacagttaggacaagctgatgggttaggacaagctgctgggttacagttaggacaagctgctgggttacagttaggacaagctgctgggttacagttaggacaagctgctgggttacagttaggacaagctgctgggttaggacaagctgctgggttacagttaggacaagctgctgggttacagttaggacaagctgctgggttaggacaagctgctgggttgggttaggacaagctgctgggttacagttaggacaagctgctgggttacagttaggacaagctgctgggttacagttaggacaagctgctgggttaggacaagctgctgggttacagttaggacaagctgctgggttaggacaagctgctggggtaggacaagctgctgggttacagctaggacaagctgctgggttaggacaagctgctgggttacagttaggacaagctgctgggttaggaaaagctgctgggttaggacaagctgctgggttacagttaggacaagctgttgggttagggttaggacaagctgctggttacagttaggacaagctgctgggttacagctaggacaagctgctgggttaggacaagctgctgggttaggacaagctgctgggttaggacaagctgctgggttacagctaggacaagctgctgggttaggacaagctgctgggttaggacaagctgctgggttacagttaggacaagctgctggcttaggacaagctgctgggttacagttaggacaagctgctggcttaggacaagctgctgggttacagttaggacaagctgctgggttaggacaagctgctgggttacagttaggacaagctgctgggttacagttaggacaagctgctgggttacagctaggacaagctgctgggttacagttaggacaagctgctgggttacagttaggacaagctgctgggttaggacaagctgctgggttacagttaggacaagctgctgggttaaagttaggacaagctgctgggttaggacaagctgctggtttacagttaggacaagctgctgggttaggacaagctgctgggttacagttaggacaagctgctggtatacagttaggacaagctgctgggttagggttaggacaagctgctgggttaggacaagctgctgggttaggacaagctgctgggttaggacaagctgctgggttacagttaggacaagctgctgggttacagttaggacaagctgctgggttacagttaggacaagctgatgggttaggacaagctgctgggttacagttaggacaagctgctgggttacagttaggacaagctgctgggttacagttaggacaagctgctgggttacagttaggacaagctgctgggttaggacaagctgctgggttacagttaggacaagctgatgggttaggacaagctgctgggttacagttaggacaagctgctgggttacagttaggaaaagctgctgggttaggacaagctgctgggttacagttaggacaagctgctgggttacagttaggacaagctgctgggttacagctaggacaagctgctgggttacagttaggacaagctgctgggttacagttaggacaagctgctgggttaggacaagctgctgggttacagttaggacaagctgctgggttaaagttaggacaagctgctgggttaggacaagctgctggtttacagttaggacaagctgctgggttaggacaagctgctgggttacagttaggacaagctgctggtatacagttaggacaagctgctgggttagggttaggacaagctgctgggttaggacaagctgctgggttaggacaagctgctgggttacagttaggacaagctgctgggttacagttaggacaagctgctgggttacagttaggacaagctgctgggttacagttaggtcAAGCTgatgggttaggacaagctgctgggttacagttaggacaagctgctgggttacagttaggacaagctgctgggttacagttaggacaagctgctgggttacagttaggacaagctgctgggttaggacaagctgctgggttacagttaggacaagctgctgggttaggacaagctgctgggttacagttaggacaagctgctgggttacagttaggacaagctgctgggttaggacaagctgctgggttaggacaagctgctgggttacagttaggacaagctgctgggttaggaaaagctgctgggttaggacaagctgctgggttacagttaggacaagctgttgggttagggttaggacaagctgctgggttaggacaagctgctgggttacagctaggacaagctgctgggttaggacaagctgctgggttacagctaggacaaactgctgggttaggacaagctgctgggttaggacaagctgctgggttacagttaggacaagctgctgggttaggacaagctgctgggttacagttaggacaagctgctgggttaggacaagctgctgggttaggacaagctgctgggttacagttaggacaagctgctgggttacagttaggacaaggttctggtttacagttaggacaagctgctgggttacagttaggacaagatCTGAGTGCAGATATCAGTCAACGGAAACCCCAGTATTTGTCCCAAAAAGgctgcctattccctatataatgtattCCTCTttaccagagtcctattccctttataatgtaTTCCTCTttaccagagtcctattccctttataatgtaTTCCTCTTTACCAGAGTCCTATTCCTATATAATGTATTCCGCTATTTACCaaagtcctattccctatataatgtattCCTCTTTACCAgtgtcctattccctatataatgtattACTCTTTggttaccatttgggatgcaaacgtAGATTTAACATATGCACAATTGTTCTGTGGTTCAGGCCTGTTTTGTCCactgacaaagagagaaagagaaagcttcAAGCTTCGCCTTAAGACATCCACTGATACACTGCCAGGATGATGCTATCAAAAGCCACGACTCAAAGGAAAGTAATGGAACCTTTCACAACTAACCTGTCTAAACACGATGATATCAGCTTAGTCAAGGAAACTCCCTGTTGTGTTCTCTGATTCCCACATTCAGTGGATTAGGAGTTTAGTTTAGTGAGAGATACACTGACAGTATGTCTTTTAAACATTTGTCTTTGCTTGGTTGTTGTtgggttttttttggggggggggggttggatgTGAAAAGCACTCACACATCACAATATCATTTTTAGAATCATATCATGCGTAGGAAATAGAAGGTAATTTTTTCAGGTGTGTAGGAAATAGAAGGACATTTTTTCAGGTATGTTAAGAAATGTTCACATGTAACTTTAAAGATGTCTTTTAAAACattgtattgtttgtgttttgttCACAGGAATCCACCACTTCTTTGTCTACTTCTCATCTACCTGCTCCTCCAGAAGTGACTATTGGTACCGTCGATTCCTCCCAGGGGTCCCTTCCCCCGCAACACGGTCTGCTGACAAACCTCCgctgttcccctcctctctgctccccctgtcccctctcccctctcgccACGGTCCTAGCCCCCATCCTAGGCAACATGTCCATCACCCTGAAGCAGGTCTTCAACAAGGACAAGACCTTCCGGCCCAAGCGTAAGTTTGAGCCGGGGACGCAGCGTTTCGAGTTGCATAAGAAGGCCCAGGCGTCGCTGAGCTCCGGGGTTGACCTACGGGCGGCGGTAGCTCTGCCCCACGGGGAGGATCTCAACGACTGGGTGGCAGTACACGTGGTGGACTTCTTCAACCGAATCAACCTCATCTACGGGACGGTGTGTGAGTTCTGCACGGAGAAGAGTTGTCCGGTCATGTCCGGAGGTCCTAGGTATGAGTACCGATGGCAGGACGATCACAAGTACAAGAAACCAACGGCTCTACCAGCTCCCAAGTACATGAACTTGCTGATGGACTGGATCGAGGTCCAGATCAACAATGAGGATATCTTC is part of the Oncorhynchus tshawytscha isolate Ot180627B unplaced genomic scaffold, Otsh_v2.0 Un_contig_1415_pilon_pilon, whole genome shotgun sequence genome and encodes:
- the LOC121843297 gene encoding MOB kinase activator 3B-like; this translates as MSITLKQVFNKDKTFRPKRKFEPGTQRFELHKKAQASLSSGVDLRAAVALPHGEDLNDWVAVHVVDFFNRINLIYGTVCEFCTEKSCPVMSGGPRYEYRWQDDHKYKKPTALPAPKYMNLLMDWIEVQINNEDIFPTSM